A stretch of the Ensifer sp. PDNC004 genome encodes the following:
- a CDS encoding LysR family transcriptional regulator, with amino-acid sequence MDRIELFRIFTRVVESASFTRAADTLGLPRSSVSAAVQTLETRLGTRLLHRTTRKVAPTQDGAAFYERCLRLISDMDEAENLFRRSASGPTGRLRVDLPSRIGRLIVAPALPEFLARYPGIDIDLGMTDRAVHLIEESVDCALRVGPLADSGLIARPFGTLRLINVASPDYLTRHGTPKIPADLAEHFAVNYASPSSGRVEDWEWIEAGEARTVSVAGRVSVNSAEGSIACCLAGLGLIQIPAFDVIDHIHEGRLVAVMPDHNAAPMPMALLYPHRQHLSRRLTVFADWLEGLMRGVVAA; translated from the coding sequence ATGGACAGGATCGAGCTTTTCCGCATTTTCACCCGCGTCGTCGAAAGCGCCAGTTTTACCCGCGCGGCCGATACGCTCGGCCTGCCGCGCTCCTCGGTGTCTGCGGCGGTGCAGACGCTCGAAACCAGGCTCGGAACGCGGCTGTTGCATCGCACGACCCGCAAGGTTGCGCCGACCCAGGATGGCGCCGCCTTCTACGAGCGCTGCCTGCGGCTGATTTCCGATATGGACGAGGCGGAGAACCTGTTTCGCCGCAGCGCTTCCGGCCCGACCGGGCGGCTGCGCGTCGACCTGCCGAGCCGCATCGGTCGGCTGATCGTGGCGCCGGCGCTGCCGGAGTTCCTCGCGCGCTACCCCGGCATCGACATCGATCTCGGCATGACCGACCGGGCGGTGCACCTGATCGAGGAAAGCGTCGACTGTGCGCTGCGTGTCGGGCCGCTTGCCGATTCCGGCCTGATCGCCCGGCCGTTCGGCACGCTCAGGCTGATCAATGTCGCAAGCCCCGACTATCTCACCCGCCACGGCACGCCGAAAATACCCGCCGATCTCGCCGAACATTTCGCGGTCAACTATGCGTCTCCCTCGAGCGGCCGGGTGGAGGACTGGGAGTGGATCGAGGCGGGAGAGGCGCGCACGGTTTCCGTGGCCGGCCGGGTCAGCGTCAACAGCGCCGAAGGCAGCATCGCCTGCTGCCTCGCCGGCCTCGGCCTCATCCAGATCCCGGCCTTCGATGTGATCGACCACATCCACGAAGGGCGGCTTGTCGCGGTGATGCCGGACCACAACGCTGCCCCGATGCCGATGGCGCTGCTCTATCCGCACCGCCAGCATCTGTCGCGCCGGCTCACGGTGTTTGCGGATTGGCTGGAGGGGCTGATGCGGGGTGTGGTTGCGGCGTGA
- a CDS encoding MFS transporter, translated as MAIEALALDIMLPALPEIGAASQVSDPNDRSLVLTVFLIGFGLPQVLFGPLSDRFGRRPPILIGLAVYIACARLARHGGLCSTAVAALDGEPLPLRRLRAHLFPRRREGPPVRRRQRQHGVGAGRTSILILPPE; from the coding sequence ATGGCCATCGAGGCGCTGGCGCTCGATATCATGCTGCCGGCCTTGCCGGAGATCGGCGCTGCCTCTCAGGTCAGCGATCCGAACGACCGCTCCCTCGTCCTCACCGTCTTCCTGATCGGCTTCGGCCTTCCGCAGGTGCTGTTCGGGCCGCTCTCCGATCGCTTCGGCCGCCGCCCGCCCATTCTCATCGGCCTTGCCGTCTATATCGCCTGCGCTCGCCTCGCCCGCCATGGCGGACTTTGCAGCACTGCTGTCGCTGCGCTTGATGGCGAGCCTCTGCCTCTTCGGCGCCTGCGTGCTCACCTGTTTCCTCGTCGCCGAGAAGGGCCGCCTGTTCGGCGACGGCAGCGTCAGCACGGCGTCGGCGCTGGACGCACGAGCATCTTGATTTTGCCTCCTGAATGA
- a CDS encoding GNAT family N-acetyltransferase — protein MTITDIRSEQASDIPTIRQITKAAFAPMAYSSRTEAEIIDALRDAGALTLSLVALDQGEMIGHVAFSPVTIDGEDLGGDDIGWYGLGPVSVRPDRQKGGTGGRLIREGLARLAGTGANGCVVLGEPDYYQRFGFEHHAGLYLDGVPAEYFMAQAFAGPVPSGRVRYHAGFDAS, from the coding sequence CACCGACATCCGCTCCGAACAAGCGAGCGATATCCCCACCATTCGACAGATCACCAAGGCAGCTTTCGCGCCGATGGCCTATAGCAGCCGGACCGAGGCCGAAATCATCGACGCGCTGCGCGACGCCGGTGCCTTGACGCTCTCGCTGGTCGCCCTCGACCAGGGCGAGATGATCGGCCATGTCGCTTTCTCCCCGGTCACGATCGACGGAGAGGACCTTGGTGGAGACGATATCGGCTGGTACGGCCTCGGCCCGGTCTCCGTCAGGCCTGACCGCCAGAAAGGCGGCACCGGCGGCAGGCTGATCCGCGAAGGCCTGGCGCGCCTGGCCGGCACCGGCGCGAACGGCTGCGTCGTCCTCGGCGAGCCGGACTACTACCAGCGCTTCGGCTTCGAGCACCACGCCGGCTTGTACCTCGATGGCGTGCCGGCCGAGTATTTCATGGCCCAGGCGTTCGCAGGCCCGGTGCCCTCCGGCCGCGTCCGCTACCACGCAGGCTTCGACGCAAGCTGA